One region of Aeromicrobium sp. Sec7.5 genomic DNA includes:
- a CDS encoding serine/threonine-protein kinase, translating into MNVLSLRGPAPEAAGRHRAPGRRRSPDRSQVLADRYELIEMLGAGGMGTVHRAHDRLLDRQVAVKILRSSVPDAPRQRRRLAAEAVIGASLRHPGVAQVYEHGEVRAGFERTPYLVMELVEGVTLASLLEERGRLSVDETLALVREVATTLEHLAQQGVVHRDLKPANIMLTSDGRVVLVDLGIALAPSSAAMTTTGTLLGTVDFLSPEQILGRSATPASDLYALGLVAHLCVSGAPAFRRETTIASAYAQVHDPLAPLPGTVPAVLRQLVSALSAKDPRDRPASAAAVVAHVAAGAPAARLPRVTPAVPSPVTAIRTPATGGRRRRLASAA; encoded by the coding sequence GTGAACGTCCTGAGCCTGCGTGGCCCCGCGCCGGAAGCGGCGGGTCGGCACCGCGCCCCGGGGCGCCGCCGCTCGCCGGACCGGTCCCAGGTCCTGGCGGATCGCTACGAGCTGATCGAGATGCTCGGTGCCGGAGGGATGGGCACCGTCCACCGCGCCCACGACCGCTTGCTCGACCGTCAGGTGGCGGTCAAGATCCTCCGCTCGAGCGTCCCTGACGCTCCGCGTCAGCGTCGCCGCCTCGCCGCCGAGGCGGTGATCGGCGCCTCGCTGCGACACCCCGGCGTCGCGCAGGTCTACGAGCACGGCGAGGTGCGGGCGGGCTTCGAGCGCACCCCGTATCTCGTGATGGAGCTCGTCGAGGGGGTCACCTTGGCGTCCCTGCTCGAGGAGCGCGGTCGCCTGAGTGTCGACGAGACGCTCGCGCTGGTGCGGGAGGTGGCCACGACGCTGGAGCACCTCGCTCAGCAGGGTGTCGTGCACCGTGACCTGAAGCCGGCCAACATCATGCTGACCTCGGACGGTCGCGTGGTGCTCGTCGACCTGGGAATCGCCCTGGCGCCGTCGAGCGCGGCCATGACCACTACGGGAACGCTGCTCGGCACGGTGGACTTCCTGAGCCCCGAGCAGATCCTCGGTCGTTCGGCCACCCCGGCGAGTGACCTCTACGCGCTGGGCCTGGTGGCCCACCTCTGCGTGTCCGGCGCTCCAGCCTTCCGCCGGGAGACGACCATCGCGAGCGCGTACGCCCAGGTCCACGACCCGCTCGCGCCGCTTCCCGGCACCGTCCCGGCGGTCCTGCGCCAACTCGTCTCGGCCCTGTCGGCGAAGGACCCGAGAGATCGCCCGGCGAGCGCTGCTGCCGTGGTCGCGCACGTGGCCGCGGGCGCCCCGGCGGCCCGCCTCCCGCGCGTGACTCCTGCGGTGCCGTCACCGGTCACGGCGATCCGCACCCCCGCCACGGGCGGGCGACGCCGCCGCCTCGCCTCCGCCGCCTGA
- a CDS encoding NAD(P)-dependent alcohol dehydrogenase has translation MTSTTSALSVSAAGKPFDTVEIDRRDLRANDVRIKVRYAGICHSDIHQARDEWGQGIFPMTPGHEIVGTVDEVGSDVTAHAVGDTVGVGCFVDSCLECEPCRDGEEQFCDRGVAQTYSAKGYDGEITHGGYSGQVVVRDHFVVKVPDGVDLAATTPLLCAGITTYAPLKRYEVGEGSKVGVIGLGGLGHVAVKIAAALGAEVSVLSRTDAKKDDGLAFGATHYYATEDESVFDDLAGSFDLLVNTVGAAVPLDQFLGLLNRGGTMVNLGAPSENLEVGAFSLLSRRRAVAGSMVGGLPQTQEMLDFCAEHGITATIELIDASEVDDAYNRVVDGDARYRVVIDADTIGAA, from the coding sequence GTGACTTCAACTACTTCCGCCCTGTCCGTCTCCGCCGCTGGAAAGCCCTTCGACACCGTCGAGATCGATCGCCGTGACCTGCGCGCGAACGACGTCCGGATCAAGGTCCGGTACGCGGGCATCTGCCACTCCGACATCCACCAGGCCCGCGACGAGTGGGGTCAGGGCATCTTCCCGATGACCCCCGGGCACGAGATCGTCGGCACGGTCGACGAGGTCGGCAGCGACGTCACGGCACACGCGGTCGGCGACACGGTCGGGGTGGGGTGCTTCGTGGACTCGTGCCTGGAGTGCGAGCCGTGCCGCGACGGCGAGGAGCAGTTCTGCGACCGGGGCGTCGCGCAGACGTACTCCGCGAAGGGGTACGACGGCGAGATCACCCACGGCGGGTACAGCGGCCAGGTCGTCGTGCGCGACCACTTCGTCGTGAAGGTCCCGGACGGTGTCGACCTGGCAGCCACGACCCCGCTGCTGTGCGCCGGCATCACGACCTACGCCCCGCTCAAGCGCTACGAGGTCGGCGAGGGCTCGAAGGTCGGTGTCATCGGCCTGGGCGGACTCGGTCACGTGGCCGTCAAGATCGCCGCGGCCCTGGGCGCCGAGGTGTCGGTCCTGAGCCGCACCGACGCCAAGAAGGACGACGGCCTGGCCTTCGGGGCCACGCACTACTACGCGACCGAGGACGAGTCGGTGTTCGACGACCTTGCCGGCTCGTTCGACCTGCTGGTCAACACCGTCGGCGCGGCGGTTCCCCTCGACCAGTTCCTGGGCCTGCTGAACCGCGGCGGCACCATGGTCAACCTCGGTGCGCCGAGCGAGAACCTCGAGGTCGGTGCGTTCTCGCTCCTGAGCCGTCGCCGGGCCGTCGCGGGGTCGATGGTCGGAGGGCTCCCGCAGACCCAGGAGATGCTCGACTTCTGCGCCGAGCACGGCATCACCGCCACGATCGAGCTGATCGACGCCTCGGAGGTCGACGACGCCTACAACCGCGTCGTCGACGGCGACGCCCGCTACCGGGTGGTCATCGACGCCGACACGATCGGTGCCGCATGA
- a CDS encoding glucose-6-phosphate dehydrogenase (catalyzes the formation of D-glucono-1,5-lactone 6-phosphate from D-glucose 6-phosphate), with protein sequence MTRPQVLVMFGATGDLFSRKLLPSLVRLHAEGELGDLRVVGTGRHAPDDREAWISELREAATEAVPEGVRGSVDAVVDRISFVVSSADDGDDLAREVAQAEADLAEAGLAESGSDEAGRVLYFSVPPTALEDLLGMIDRTGLSERARLVVEKPYGLDAESGRALDAALHDVVDEDRVYRIDHFLGSAAVAELAGLDPEGVQQVQVDVPETLGLEGRAGFYESTGCLRDMVVTHLAQLVGVIAAPAREGAAWRDARAEVFAAMAPLTDEETVLGQYVGYRDEEDVDDGSTVETYAATIFHLSSGPWRDVPFVVRTGKNLAANRSVVTLRHRDGSERTVDVDAAEEGLALDPYARLLADVAAGDPSRFVRGDHAEELWRVVAPVLDDDRPPVTYEPGSWGPAEADELPGPDGWSLSHA encoded by the coding sequence ATGACCCGTCCGCAGGTGCTCGTGATGTTCGGGGCGACGGGCGACCTCTTCTCCCGCAAGCTCCTGCCGTCGCTCGTGCGCCTGCACGCCGAGGGGGAGCTCGGTGACCTGCGGGTCGTGGGCACGGGGCGCCATGCTCCCGACGACCGCGAGGCGTGGATCTCGGAGCTGCGGGAGGCGGCCACCGAGGCCGTGCCCGAGGGAGTGCGCGGTTCGGTCGACGCCGTCGTCGACCGCATCTCCTTCGTCGTGTCCAGCGCCGACGACGGCGACGACCTGGCCCGCGAGGTGGCGCAGGCCGAGGCGGATCTGGCTGAGGCGGGCCTGGCCGAGTCAGGCTCCGACGAGGCCGGCCGCGTGCTCTACTTTTCGGTGCCCCCGACGGCCCTCGAGGACCTGCTCGGGATGATCGACCGCACCGGGCTGTCCGAGCGTGCTCGCCTCGTGGTGGAGAAGCCCTACGGCCTCGACGCCGAGTCGGGCCGCGCTCTCGACGCCGCGCTGCACGACGTCGTCGACGAGGACCGGGTCTACCGGATCGACCACTTCCTCGGCTCGGCCGCCGTGGCCGAGCTCGCCGGGCTGGACCCCGAGGGCGTGCAGCAGGTGCAGGTCGACGTGCCGGAGACGCTCGGTCTCGAGGGCCGCGCCGGCTTCTACGAGTCGACCGGGTGCCTGCGCGACATGGTCGTCACGCACCTGGCGCAGCTCGTCGGCGTCATCGCGGCACCGGCCCGGGAGGGCGCGGCGTGGCGCGACGCGCGAGCCGAGGTGTTCGCCGCGATGGCGCCGCTGACCGACGAGGAGACCGTGCTGGGCCAGTACGTCGGGTACCGCGACGAGGAGGACGTCGACGACGGATCGACCGTCGAGACCTACGCCGCGACGATCTTCCACCTGAGCAGCGGTCCCTGGCGCGACGTGCCGTTCGTCGTGCGCACCGGCAAGAACCTCGCCGCGAACCGCTCGGTCGTGACCTTGCGCCATCGCGACGGATCGGAGCGCACCGTCGACGTCGACGCGGCGGAGGAGGGGCTGGCTCTCGACCCGTACGCGCGGCTGCTGGCCGACGTGGCGGCGGGCGACCCGAGCCGTTTCGTGCGGGGTGACCACGCCGAGGAGCTGTGGCGCGTCGTCGCTCCCGTGCTCGACGACGACCGCCCACCCGTGACCTACGAACCAGGATCGTGGGGCCCGGCCGAGGCCGACGAGCTGCCCGGTCCGGATGGATGGAGCCTCTCGCATGCCTGA
- a CDS encoding glycoside hydrolase family 15 protein, with product MPDTGSDIAAHGLIGDLRSAAMVAEDGAIDWFCPGRFDAPSAFAAILDRDKGGSWTIRPDDTVRRTQQFYLPDTAILATRFLTDAGVVEVHDFMPISQAHDPDHRQRIVRRVQVVRGTATVRTRVAVRPDYARAEAEVATVDGGLMITGDSTRLGLSATTDLEVDGNDVVSTFRLELGDTALFVLEVLAPEDELQPCVTDDTRTLFDTTSDFWRAWIHRSTYRGRWREPVNRSAITLKLLTHEPSGAIVAAATTSLPEEIGGERNWDYRYVWIRDAAFSLYALLALGFTDEAAAFMRWLSERLGEDADGGLGPLRVMYDIDGTPPVEEIELDHLSGYRDSRPVRVGNAAADQLQLDIYGEIIDSVYLFDKHGTGISHDAWADVQRVVDWVAENWDRADAGMWEIRGDVREHTTSRLMCWVALERAVRIARKRGLPGDLVTWSRVRDEIYERIHADSWNGEAFTQTVGGSALDAGVLLMPLVKFGSPVDPRFLSTLEAIEERLVTDSLVLRYDSDESPDGVAGDEGTFTLCSFWYVEALTRSGRLRDAEVAFEKMQTYANHVGLYAEQIGATGEQLGNFPQAFTHLSMISAAINLDRALG from the coding sequence ATGCCTGACACCGGAAGTGACATCGCCGCCCACGGCCTGATCGGTGATCTTCGGAGCGCCGCGATGGTCGCCGAGGACGGGGCGATCGACTGGTTCTGTCCGGGCCGGTTCGACGCGCCCAGCGCCTTCGCCGCCATCCTCGACCGCGACAAGGGCGGCAGCTGGACGATCCGCCCGGACGACACCGTGCGGCGGACCCAGCAGTTCTACCTGCCGGACACCGCGATCCTCGCGACGCGCTTCCTGACGGACGCGGGCGTCGTGGAGGTGCACGACTTCATGCCGATCTCGCAGGCGCACGATCCCGATCACCGTCAGCGCATCGTGCGCCGGGTCCAGGTGGTTCGGGGGACCGCCACGGTGCGCACCCGCGTCGCCGTGCGACCCGACTACGCGCGCGCCGAGGCGGAGGTCGCCACCGTCGACGGCGGGCTCATGATCACCGGTGACTCCACGCGGCTCGGCCTGAGCGCCACGACCGACCTGGAGGTCGACGGCAACGACGTCGTGAGCACCTTCCGACTGGAGCTCGGCGACACCGCGCTGTTCGTGCTCGAGGTGCTCGCGCCGGAGGACGAGCTGCAGCCCTGCGTCACCGACGACACCCGGACCCTGTTCGACACCACGTCCGACTTCTGGCGCGCCTGGATCCACCGGTCGACGTACCGCGGCCGCTGGCGCGAGCCGGTCAACCGGTCGGCCATCACGCTCAAGCTGCTGACGCACGAGCCGAGCGGCGCCATCGTGGCGGCGGCGACCACGAGCCTGCCCGAGGAGATCGGGGGCGAGCGCAACTGGGACTACCGCTACGTGTGGATCCGCGATGCCGCGTTCAGCCTCTACGCGCTCCTGGCGCTGGGGTTCACCGACGAGGCGGCGGCATTCATGCGCTGGCTCTCGGAGCGGCTCGGTGAGGACGCCGACGGGGGCCTCGGACCCTTGCGGGTCATGTACGACATCGACGGCACGCCCCCGGTCGAGGAGATCGAGCTCGACCACCTCTCCGGCTACCGCGACTCCCGGCCGGTGCGCGTCGGCAACGCGGCGGCCGACCAACTCCAGCTCGACATCTACGGCGAGATCATCGACTCGGTCTACCTCTTCGACAAGCACGGCACCGGCATCAGCCACGACGCGTGGGCCGACGTGCAGCGGGTCGTCGACTGGGTCGCGGAGAACTGGGACCGGGCCGATGCCGGCATGTGGGAGATCCGGGGCGACGTGCGCGAGCACACGACCTCGCGGCTCATGTGCTGGGTCGCGCTCGAGCGCGCGGTCCGCATCGCCCGCAAGCGTGGCCTGCCGGGCGACCTGGTCACCTGGTCGCGCGTCCGCGACGAGATCTACGAGCGCATTCACGCCGACTCGTGGAACGGCGAGGCGTTCACGCAGACCGTCGGCGGCTCCGCGCTCGACGCGGGCGTGCTGCTGATGCCACTCGTGAAGTTCGGGTCGCCCGTCGACCCGCGCTTCCTCTCGACGCTGGAGGCGATCGAGGAGCGGCTCGTGACCGACAGCCTCGTGCTGCGCTACGACTCCGACGAGTCGCCCGACGGCGTGGCCGGCGACGAGGGCACCTTCACGCTCTGCTCGTTCTGGTACGTCGAGGCGCTGACCCGGTCGGGTCGTCTGCGCGATGCCGAGGTGGCCTTCGAGAAGATGCAGACGTACGCCAACCACGTGGGCCTCTACGCCGAGCAGATCGGCGCCACGGGCGAGCAGCTGGGCAACTTCCCGCAGGCCTTCACGCACCTGTCGATGATCAGCGCGGCGATCAACTTGGATCGCGCTCTGGGGTGA
- a CDS encoding S-layer homology domain-containing protein, whose protein sequence is MSISSRRPRRFMGAVVAGMALLLVPAGFTAAQAAPTVAPVTGLKIVTAPPSPSGELSIVWNASTSPDVIGYSVDVQDQPFGGSYNDFVPAGDPLTYTAEGLSPSQPVRFTVSAIAATEEDGEFASASRSVIGNTLGDVNEDGTFFDTIGNTFEYEIAWLATSGITTGYPDGNFRPSAPVLREQMAAFLFRLSGFSEYEAPDESLFTDVATTDTFYREISWLAEEGISTGYANGDGTRSFAPSQPVLREQMAAFLYRAFGFDYSHGFDPASFADTPRSSTFFNEIEFLALVNITTGYKEANGTLTFRGSQPVLREQMAAFLYRTVGVVYQLDFFPSGEFTIAPDAPIEPTS, encoded by the coding sequence ATGTCAATCTCGTCCCGGCGCCCTCGGCGCTTCATGGGAGCAGTGGTCGCCGGCATGGCGCTGCTGCTCGTGCCCGCGGGTTTCACCGCCGCGCAGGCCGCCCCGACCGTCGCGCCCGTCACGGGCCTGAAGATCGTCACCGCGCCCCCGTCGCCGTCCGGCGAGCTCTCGATCGTGTGGAACGCCTCGACCTCGCCCGACGTCATCGGCTACTCCGTCGACGTCCAGGACCAGCCCTTCGGTGGTTCGTACAACGACTTCGTCCCGGCCGGCGACCCGCTGACCTACACGGCCGAGGGCCTGAGCCCGAGCCAGCCGGTCCGCTTCACGGTCTCCGCGATCGCGGCCACCGAGGAGGACGGCGAGTTCGCCTCCGCTTCCCGCTCCGTCATCGGCAACACCCTGGGTGACGTGAACGAGGACGGCACGTTCTTCGACACGATCGGCAACACGTTCGAGTACGAGATCGCGTGGCTCGCCACGAGCGGCATCACGACCGGCTACCCGGACGGCAACTTCCGCCCGTCGGCGCCGGTGCTGCGTGAGCAGATGGCGGCGTTCCTGTTCCGTCTCAGCGGCTTCTCGGAGTACGAGGCGCCGGACGAGTCGCTGTTCACCGACGTCGCGACGACCGACACGTTCTACCGTGAGATCTCCTGGCTGGCCGAGGAGGGCATCTCCACCGGTTACGCCAACGGTGACGGCACGCGCTCGTTCGCTCCGTCGCAGCCCGTGCTGCGCGAGCAGATGGCCGCGTTCCTGTACCGCGCCTTCGGCTTCGACTACTCGCACGGCTTCGACCCGGCGTCGTTCGCCGACACGCCGCGCAGCTCGACCTTCTTCAACGAGATCGAGTTCCTGGCGCTGGTCAACATCACGACCGGCTACAAGGAGGCCAACGGCACCCTGACGTTCCGGGGCAGCCAGCCCGTCCTGCGTGAGCAGATGGCGGCGTTCCTCTACCGCACGGTCGGTGTCGTCTACCAGCTCGACTTCTTCCCGTCGGGCGAGTTCACGATCGCGCCCGATGCGCCGATCGAGCCGACCAGCTGA
- a CDS encoding serine/threonine-protein kinase, with the protein MSPTRPQAAVASGERVLNGRYRLLEVLGSGGMGTVHRAFDLRLGRPVAVKLLRTDVQDGAEHRRRLEAEATIAASLRHPSIAQVYDHDEDRDAPDRTPFVVMELVEGVTLARLLRDRGALPWEETLAIVREVASALDHLETHGVVHRDLKPANIMLTTDARAVLVDFGIARGGTSTALTNTGSLLGTVEYLSPEQIGGASATTSSDLYALGVVAHGCLTGTSPFRRDSHIATAWAQVNDHLPELPDSVPPAVRELVTGLAAKSAADRPADAAAVVSAIDGLGPSLELPQVTATDLPAIEEPADRVVATLATATLVRRRSRWATAGSAAAVALVVALLLAGEKSPSVAEAPEPSVDAEPVPVETVPAVPTVGTSSEPAAGTTPEPAVGTTSEPDVVAETAPEAPAPGPNPNANDSATSNGNGGGNVNANGNANGNGQAKPK; encoded by the coding sequence ATGAGCCCCACCCGCCCGCAAGCCGCGGTCGCCTCGGGCGAGCGCGTGCTCAACGGCCGCTACCGGCTGCTGGAGGTCCTCGGCAGTGGTGGCATGGGCACGGTGCACCGGGCGTTCGACCTCCGACTCGGCCGACCGGTGGCCGTCAAGCTCCTGCGCACCGACGTGCAGGACGGCGCCGAGCACCGTCGCCGCCTGGAGGCCGAGGCCACGATCGCCGCGTCACTGCGTCACCCCTCGATCGCCCAGGTCTATGACCACGACGAGGACCGGGACGCGCCGGACCGCACGCCGTTCGTCGTGATGGAGCTCGTCGAGGGCGTCACGCTCGCTCGCCTGCTGCGCGACCGGGGTGCGTTGCCCTGGGAGGAGACGCTGGCCATCGTGCGTGAGGTCGCGTCGGCCCTCGACCACCTCGAGACGCACGGGGTCGTCCACCGCGACCTCAAGCCCGCCAACATCATGCTCACGACGGACGCGCGCGCAGTCCTGGTCGACTTCGGGATCGCGCGCGGGGGGACGAGCACCGCCCTCACGAACACGGGCTCCCTCCTCGGAACGGTCGAGTACCTGAGCCCGGAACAGATCGGTGGCGCCTCTGCAACGACGTCTTCGGACCTCTACGCGCTCGGCGTCGTGGCCCACGGCTGCCTGACGGGCACCTCACCCTTCCGCCGCGACTCGCACATCGCGACGGCCTGGGCCCAGGTCAACGACCACCTCCCGGAGCTGCCGGACTCCGTGCCGCCCGCGGTCCGGGAGCTCGTCACCGGCCTGGCCGCGAAGTCGGCGGCCGACCGCCCGGCCGACGCCGCCGCGGTCGTGAGCGCGATCGACGGGCTCGGGCCGTCGCTGGAGCTTCCCCAGGTCACCGCGACGGACCTTCCGGCCATCGAGGAACCCGCCGACCGGGTCGTCGCGACCCTGGCCACCGCCACGCTGGTCCGGCGCCGCTCGCGCTGGGCGACCGCGGGCTCGGCCGCGGCCGTGGCACTCGTGGTGGCGCTGCTGCTCGCGGGCGAGAAGTCGCCCTCGGTCGCCGAGGCGCCGGAGCCCTCGGTCGATGCGGAGCCGGTCCCGGTCGAGACCGTTCCGGCCGTCCCGACGGTGGGCACGTCGTCGGAGCCGGCGGCGGGGACGACCCCGGAGCCGGCGGTAGGCACGACGTCCGAGCCGGACGTCGTCGCGGAGACGGCGCCCGAGGCCCCCGCGCCGGGACCCAACCCGAACGCGAACGACAGCGCGACCAGCAACGGCAATGGCGGCGGCAACGTCAACGCGAACGGCAATGCGAACGGCAACGGCCAGGCGAAGCCGAAGTAG
- a CDS encoding MerR family transcriptional regulator, with amino-acid sequence MADEVEATTSRAMHIGEVATRTELSLRSLRHWEELGLLTPSGRTDGGFRLYTDDDVEKILVIRRMKPLGFSLDEMKAVMGDLAVLRSPTSGEPDRSAARSHLAEIRDDAHERRLKLVRQLEMADEFIALLEDQAL; translated from the coding sequence ATGGCCGACGAGGTCGAGGCGACCACCTCCCGGGCGATGCACATCGGCGAGGTCGCCACCCGCACCGAGCTCTCGCTGCGCAGCCTGCGGCACTGGGAGGAGCTCGGGCTCCTGACACCGTCGGGCCGCACCGACGGCGGCTTCCGCCTCTACACCGACGACGACGTCGAGAAGATCCTCGTGATCCGACGCATGAAGCCCCTCGGCTTCAGCCTGGACGAGATGAAGGCCGTCATGGGCGACCTCGCCGTGCTGCGTTCACCCACCTCGGGCGAGCCGGACCGCTCCGCGGCCCGCAGCCACCTCGCCGAGATCCGCGACGACGCCCACGAGCGCCGGCTGAAGCTCGTGCGCCAGCTCGAGATGGCCGACGAGTTCATCGCGCTGCTGGAGGACCAGGCTCTCTGA
- a CDS encoding SulP family inorganic anion transporter, with protein sequence MSTPSPAASGTPPTVRDALRSPTLLRTEVLAGLVVALALIPEAISFSIIAGVDPQVGLFASFTMAVAISFLGGRPAMISAATGAIALVIAPVMREYGYDYLIATVLLGGVMQVLLAVFGVAKLMRFIPRSVMVGFVNALAILIFEAQIDHMIDVPWAVYVMIAVGIAVIVGFPRINRIVPAPLVAIVALTAFTLVAAINVPNVGDEGDLPDSLPAWFVPDVPFSLDTLQIIAPFALAMALVGILESLLTAKLVDDITDTSSDKTREAWGQGAANVITGFFGGMGGCAMIGQTMINVKVSGARTRISTFLAGVFLLVLVVGVGDVVALIPMAALVAVMVMVAVGTFDWHSIRPSTLRRMPKSETTVMLSTVVVTVLTHNLAIGVGVGVLVAMTLFARRVAHLTETHRETSTEAGGPETVTYRVTGELFFASSNDLYTQFDYAGDPEQVVIDLSGAHVWDASTVASLDAITTKYERRGTTVTIVGLDEASAERHGRLSGRLPSH encoded by the coding sequence ATGAGCACGCCGAGCCCTGCCGCCAGCGGCACGCCGCCCACCGTCCGCGACGCACTGCGGTCGCCGACCCTGCTGCGCACCGAGGTCCTCGCGGGCCTCGTCGTCGCTCTCGCCCTGATCCCGGAGGCGATCTCGTTCTCGATCATCGCCGGGGTCGATCCGCAGGTCGGTCTGTTCGCCTCCTTCACGATGGCCGTCGCGATCTCCTTCCTCGGCGGACGCCCGGCGATGATCTCGGCCGCCACGGGAGCCATCGCGCTGGTGATCGCGCCGGTCATGCGCGAGTACGGCTACGACTACCTGATCGCCACGGTCCTGCTCGGCGGCGTGATGCAGGTGCTGCTCGCGGTCTTCGGGGTCGCGAAGCTGATGCGCTTCATCCCGCGCTCGGTCATGGTGGGATTCGTCAACGCGCTCGCCATCTTGATCTTCGAGGCGCAGATCGACCACATGATCGACGTGCCGTGGGCGGTCTACGTCATGATCGCGGTCGGCATCGCCGTCATCGTCGGCTTCCCGCGCATCAACCGCATCGTGCCGGCACCGCTCGTGGCGATCGTGGCCCTGACCGCGTTCACGCTCGTCGCGGCCATCAACGTGCCGAACGTCGGCGACGAGGGTGACCTGCCTGACAGCCTTCCGGCCTGGTTCGTCCCGGACGTCCCGTTCTCGCTCGACACGTTGCAGATCATCGCGCCCTTCGCCCTCGCCATGGCCCTCGTCGGCATCCTCGAGTCGCTGCTCACGGCCAAGCTCGTCGACGACATCACCGACACGTCGTCCGACAAGACCCGTGAGGCCTGGGGCCAGGGAGCCGCGAACGTCATCACCGGCTTCTTCGGCGGGATGGGCGGCTGCGCCATGATCGGCCAGACGATGATCAACGTGAAGGTCTCGGGAGCGAGGACGCGGATCTCCACGTTCCTCGCGGGAGTCTTCCTGCTGGTGCTCGTCGTCGGGGTCGGGGACGTCGTCGCGCTGATCCCGATGGCGGCGCTCGTCGCGGTCATGGTCATGGTCGCGGTCGGCACGTTCGACTGGCACTCGATCCGGCCGTCCACGCTGCGCCGCATGCCCAAGAGCGAGACCACCGTGATGCTGTCCACCGTGGTGGTCACTGTGCTGACCCACAACCTTGCGATCGGCGTCGGGGTGGGCGTGCTGGTGGCCATGACGTTGTTCGCTCGCCGCGTCGCCCACCTGACCGAGACGCATCGCGAGACGTCGACCGAGGCCGGGGGGCCCGAGACGGTGACCTACCGCGTCACGGGCGAGCTGTTCTTCGCCTCGAGCAACGACCTGTACACGCAGTTCGACTACGCGGGCGACCCCGAGCAGGTCGTGATCGACCTGTCCGGCGCGCACGTGTGGGACGCCTCGACCGTGGCCTCGCTCGACGCCATCACGACCAAGTACGAGCGCCGGGGCACGACCGTCACGATCGTGGGCCTCGACGAGGCGAGCGCCGAGCGGCACGGCCGTCTCAGCGGCCGTCTCCCCAGCCACTGA